A portion of the Chloroflexota bacterium genome contains these proteins:
- a CDS encoding STAS domain-containing protein, with protein MATKISNKQYKRVDLIEVSGRIDSSTAPQLDQALNRVIKDGRFRIVVDLSETDFMSSAGLRALLAALKQVRRFNRGDLRLAGLTTKVKKAFELAGLLDVFQSFDNPVDAVGSF; from the coding sequence ATGGCGACCAAGATCAGTAACAAACAGTACAAACGCGTGGACCTTATCGAAGTGAGCGGTCGCATTGATTCGAGCACCGCGCCCCAACTCGACCAGGCGTTGAATCGCGTTATCAAAGACGGTCGGTTTCGCATCGTCGTAGATTTGTCCGAGACCGATTTTATGAGTAGCGCCGGTCTGCGCGCGTTGCTCGCCGCGCTCAAACAAGTGCGCCGTTTCAATCGCGGCGATCTGCGCCTCGCTGGTCTCACCACCAAAGTGAAAAAGGCATTCGAACTTGCCGGCTTGCTCGACGTGTTCCAATCGTTCGACAACCCGGTGGATGCGGTCGGCAGTTTCTAA
- a CDS encoding carbon starvation protein A, with protein MDIRLVVLLLILIPLIVTGAIAASGMAMNTLLIVVLGGVMIYLTYNFYSRRIDREIIQADPKKATPAKLYMDGVDFMPTSRNVLYGYHFKSIAAAGPITGPIVAATFWGWLPSLLWLVLGVTFIGWAADYSAIMLSVRNDGNSLSAITYRLIAPRTRTILFVFIFFYLLLVAGAFMGVMTALMAARPDVPLGLFTLAVMGLLAGQMLYRWKMDLIMVTVITVTLTIAAMALGPLVTGKDAAGKDVQPVVQAVTGLNAAIDGLTNKQPLFVVVDPTRADPRTPAIGADGKRPETVAYDAKNDAIRTLPNYLFWAIFLLAFSYLGTNLPIWRFAQPVNYIGFWIMLFTIGLSAVGGLLAPFLAPKVATFTLPAFKPNVNLPNVYDLGFTFVAGKQWQPLWPMLFVTIACGAISGWHSLIGSVNTSRQLEYETDALPVGGGGMLSENTLGLLALTAVAITGLAGVGAFATGVGRLLDVIFGGGSGAFVAYGTALGFGAFMVIVLTVVQLIFRVMRVTLTEWLGEAVPLLKNPHVSTIISMAIALFLLLTGTWVYLWQLFGSANQLMAALGLLIVSIWLRSTGRNPMYALVPMLFMYITTMAATIVIGYNQYVNVLTAPAFAGQMIVQIGGWTQLIISALLFVCAAVIAWDAWIAWQRYSKAPKAAGAQAE; from the coding sequence ATGGACATCCGTCTCGTCGTTCTCTTGCTCATTTTGATCCCGCTGATCGTAACGGGCGCTATCGCCGCATCGGGCATGGCGATGAACACGTTGCTGATCGTCGTCCTGGGCGGTGTGATGATCTATCTCACCTACAATTTCTATTCTCGCCGAATTGATCGTGAGATCATCCAAGCCGACCCCAAAAAAGCGACGCCGGCAAAACTGTACATGGATGGTGTGGACTTTATGCCCACCAGCCGGAATGTGTTGTACGGTTATCACTTCAAGTCCATTGCCGCGGCAGGTCCTATCACGGGACCCATCGTTGCCGCGACATTCTGGGGCTGGCTCCCCTCTCTGCTTTGGCTCGTCCTCGGTGTGACATTCATCGGTTGGGCGGCGGATTATTCCGCCATCATGCTCTCAGTGCGCAATGATGGCAACTCGCTTAGCGCGATCACGTACCGCCTGATTGCTCCACGCACGCGCACAATTCTGTTTGTGTTCATCTTCTTCTACTTGCTCCTGGTCGCCGGCGCGTTCATGGGCGTGATGACCGCGTTGATGGCGGCGCGCCCGGATGTTCCACTCGGCTTGTTTACACTCGCCGTGATGGGGTTGCTGGCTGGTCAAATGCTCTATCGCTGGAAGATGGACTTGATCATGGTGACCGTGATTACGGTCACGCTCACCATCGCCGCGATGGCGCTGGGTCCGCTCGTCACAGGTAAAGATGCGGCAGGCAAGGATGTTCAACCCGTCGTCCAAGCCGTGACTGGTTTGAACGCCGCGATTGATGGTCTCACTAACAAACAGCCGCTCTTCGTCGTCGTTGATCCGACGCGCGCCGATCCGCGCACGCCGGCAATCGGCGCGGATGGCAAACGTCCCGAGACCGTGGCGTACGATGCCAAGAACGATGCGATCCGGACTTTGCCGAACTATCTCTTCTGGGCGATCTTCCTGCTCGCGTTCAGTTACCTGGGCACGAACTTGCCGATCTGGCGATTCGCACAACCGGTGAACTATATCGGTTTCTGGATCATGTTGTTCACTATCGGCTTGAGCGCAGTCGGCGGCTTGCTCGCGCCGTTCCTCGCGCCCAAGGTTGCCACGTTCACTCTGCCGGCATTCAAGCCGAACGTCAATCTACCTAACGTGTACGACCTGGGCTTTACCTTCGTTGCCGGCAAGCAATGGCAACCGCTGTGGCCCATGCTCTTCGTCACGATTGCGTGCGGCGCGATTTCCGGCTGGCACTCGCTCATTGGCTCGGTCAACACCTCGCGTCAGTTGGAGTACGAAACCGACGCGTTGCCGGTCGGCGGCGGCGGCATGTTGAGCGAGAACACACTCGGCTTGCTCGCGCTGACGGCAGTCGCGATTACCGGTCTGGCTGGTGTCGGCGCGTTCGCCACTGGCGTCGGTCGCTTGCTCGATGTGATCTTTGGCGGCGGGAGTGGCGCGTTCGTCGCGTACGGTACCGCGCTCGGCTTTGGCGCGTTCATGGTCATCGTGTTGACGGTGGTGCAGTTGATCTTTCGCGTGATGCGTGTGACCTTGACCGAATGGCTCGGCGAAGCGGTCCCTCTGCTCAAGAACCCGCACGTGTCCACCATCATCTCGATGGCGATCGCGTTGTTCCTCTTGCTCACTGGCACGTGGGTGTACTTGTGGCAACTGTTCGGCTCGGCGAACCAGTTGATGGCGGCGCTCGGTCTGCTCATCGTCTCGATCTGGTTGCGCTCGACCGGACGGAATCCGATGTACGCGCTCGTTCCGATGCTGTTCATGTACATCACCACCATGGCGGCGACTATCGTCATCGGGTACAATCAATACGTCAACGTGCTCACCGCGCCGGCATTCGCCGGTCAAATGATCGTGCAAATCGGCGGTTGGACGCAGTTGATCATTTCCGCATTGCTCTTTGTCTGCGCGGCGGTCATTGCCTGGGATGCCTGGATCGCGTGGCAACGCTATTCCAAAGCGCCCAAGGCAGCGGGCGCTCAAGCAGAATAA